The following proteins come from a genomic window of Bacteroidia bacterium:
- a CDS encoding LuxR C-terminal-related transcriptional regulator codes for MDASIHIIQLTQTELAVLEYLSEDFSIEQTADMLGISPNTCKRHRESVLKKTRKHTLLAAYKECLRRGVILLPTIPI; via the coding sequence ATGGATGCCTCGATTCATATTATTCAATTGACCCAAACCGAGTTGGCGGTGTTGGAGTATTTGTCGGAGGATTTTAGTATTGAGCAAACTGCTGATATGCTTGGAATTTCTCCTAATACTTGTAAAAGGCATAGGGAAAGCGTATTGAAAAAGACAAGAAAGCATACTTTATTAGCGGCTTATAAGGAGTGTTTAAGACGAGGTGTCATCTTATTGCCTACGATTCCTATATAG